GGGAATACGGTCGCGATTATTCACGAAGCACCGCTGCCTTCGCAAATGGAAGTTTCGCGCGCAGGCGATGCGGCGTTATACTTTGACGGCACGCGCGTGATGAAGAAAGAAAAGATTTCAGAGCTCACCACGAACCGCCTGAGCGTTTACCTGCGTTGCCTGAACGAGCTGGCCGCTGCAGGAATCAAAACAGTCTCATCGCAGGACCTCGCCGAGCAGTTCAATCTGAATTCAGCACAGATTCGCAAAGACCTTGGCTACTTCGGCGAGTTTGGCGTCCGCGGCACCGGCTATTTCATCGAAGACCTCAGACTCCATCTGACGAAGATTCTCGGGTTGGATCAACCGCATCGCGTCGGCATCATCGGCGCCGGCCGGTTGGGAACGGCGCTGGCGAATTACAACGGACTTTCCAAGTCGAACTTTTCGGTAGTCGCGCTATTCGATAACGACCCGTCCAAAATCGGTGAACAAGTTGGTTCTGACGGCACGGCCGTTCACGACGTGAAGCACCTCGCCAAATTTGTTCGCGACGAGGGCATTGACGTTGCAGTGATCGCCGTACCGGCGCGTGCCGCTCAGAAAGTGCTGAATCAAATCATGGCGGCCGGGGTAAAAGCGATTCTGAATTTTGCTCCAGCGCCCCTGACGTCGCGCCTGGGCGTGAAGGTCAAGACGGTTGACCTGACCACGTCGCTTGAGTCGCTCTCGTATTTTCTCGCGCAACCGGGCGTCGCCCGCGTGACCAACAGCGCGCGCACAAATGACGCCAACAGCGCCCACAAGCGGCAGACCCACGAAATCTAGAATGGACGAGCAAACCGCCAGACGCGATCTCATCAAAGTCTGTCATCTGATGTACGAGCGCAGCTACGTCGTCTCGTCTGACGGCAACGTGAGTGTGCAGCTCGATGATGGACGGATTCTGGCGACGCCGACGATGACGTGCAAAGGCCGGATGACGGAGGATCTGATTGCAGTCACAGATCTCGAAGGCCGCGCGCTTAATAATCAGAAGGCCTCGAGCGAACTCGCGATGCACCTTTTGATTTATCGCGAGCGCCCGGACGTGAAAGCAGTCTGTCACGCGCATCCGCCACATGGTACTGCGTTCGCCGTAGCCGGACTGGCGATCGACCAACCGATTCTTTCCGAAGTGATCCTGACGCTGGGTTGTGTGCCGCTCGCGGAGTACGGCACGCCTTCGACCGATGAGCTGTCCGATGCGATGCGGCCCCTAGTGAAACATCACAACGCGCTTTTGATGGCGAATCATGGAGCAGTCGCGTACGGAAACGATCTTTGGCAGGCGTGGGATCGTCTGGAGACGTTGGAACATACGGCGAAGATTTCGATCCTTTCGCGCGTGCTCGGCGGCTCGCGAAACCTTTCACCGGACGCTATCGAGAAATTAATCAACGTGCGTGAGGCTTCAGGATATCTCGGCGAAAGCGCGCGGTGTCAGGCTTGCGGTTATTTGCACGAAACGAATCTGACGTGTCCCACAGGCGATCGGCCGGCGGCGCGGTCTCATAGCCTCTCGCAATCAAACGGAGCGGGTCGGGTTTCGCTTTCGCGCGAAGAGCTGGTTGAGCTTTTGAGTCAGGCCGCGCGTTTGAACGAATCTTGAATCGTCAGTCGTGAATCGTAAATAGAGAACACCGTGTTATCCTATTCGCGATTTACCATTAACGATTTACGGTCTTAAATTCTCACAGGAGAAACTGAATGCAAGAAGCACTCGGAATGGTGGAAACCAAGGGCCTGGTCGCGATGATTGAAGCGGCCGACGCGATGGTCAAGGCGGCTAATGTCACTTTAGTCGGCTACGAAAAAATCGGCGCGGGTTTCGTTACGGCGATCGTGCGTGGTGACGTTGCGGCGGTAAAAGCGGCGACGGACGCCGGCGCCGCGGCGGCGCGGCGCGTGGGCGAACTCGTAAGCGTGCACGTGATCCCGCGGCCCCACGGCAGCGTCGACGAAGCGATGCCGATTACGAACCAAGCGCGCGCATGATCATCGCCCGGATTATCGGCACAGTCGTGGCG
The sequence above is drawn from the Pyrinomonadaceae bacterium genome and encodes:
- a CDS encoding class II aldolase/adducin family protein — protein: MDEQTARRDLIKVCHLMYERSYVVSSDGNVSVQLDDGRILATPTMTCKGRMTEDLIAVTDLEGRALNNQKASSELAMHLLIYRERPDVKAVCHAHPPHGTAFAVAGLAIDQPILSEVILTLGCVPLAEYGTPSTDELSDAMRPLVKHHNALLMANHGAVAYGNDLWQAWDRLETLEHTAKISILSRVLGGSRNLSPDAIEKLINVREASGYLGESARCQACGYLHETNLTCPTGDRPAARSHSLSQSNGAGRVSLSREELVELLSQAARLNES
- the eutM gene encoding ethanolamine utilization microcompartment protein EutM, whose amino-acid sequence is MQEALGMVETKGLVAMIEAADAMVKAANVTLVGYEKIGAGFVTAIVRGDVAAVKAATDAGAAAARRVGELVSVHVIPRPHGSVDEAMPITNQARA
- a CDS encoding redox-sensing transcriptional repressor Rex, producing the protein MNCAVPSPKRRGNTVAIIHEAPLPSQMEVSRAGDAALYFDGTRVMKKEKISELTTNRLSVYLRCLNELAAAGIKTVSSQDLAEQFNLNSAQIRKDLGYFGEFGVRGTGYFIEDLRLHLTKILGLDQPHRVGIIGAGRLGTALANYNGLSKSNFSVVALFDNDPSKIGEQVGSDGTAVHDVKHLAKFVRDEGIDVAVIAVPARAAQKVLNQIMAAGVKAILNFAPAPLTSRLGVKVKTVDLTTSLESLSYFLAQPGVARVTNSARTNDANSAHKRQTHEI